A DNA window from Oncorhynchus keta strain PuntledgeMale-10-30-2019 unplaced genomic scaffold, Oket_V2 Un_scaffold_13882_pilon_pilon, whole genome shotgun sequence contains the following coding sequences:
- the LOC118381150 gene encoding chymotrypsin A-like, whose protein sequence is MNCLLILSCLAFAGAAYGCGKPAIQPVVSGYARIVNGEEAVPGSWPWQVSLQDYTGFHFCGGSLINENWVVTAAHCSVKTSHRVILGEHDRSSNAENIQTIKVGQVFKHPRYNGFTINNDITLIKLATPALLGTRVSPVCVAETNDDFPGGMTCVTSGWGLTRYNAADTPALLQQAALPLLTKAQCQKFWGSKITDLMICAGADGASSCMGDSGGPLVCEKAGAWTLVGIVSWGSGTCTTTMPGVYARVTELRSYIDQTIASN, encoded by the exons ATGAACTGTCTGCTGATCCTCTCCTGCCTTGCCTTCGCCGGCGCAGCCTACG GCTGTGGTAAACCCGCCATCCAGCCTGTGGTGTCTGGTTACGCCCGCATCGTCAACGGTGAGGAGGCTGTGCCCGGCTCCTGGCCCTGGCAGGTGTCCCTCCAGGACTACACTGGATTCCACTTCTGCGGCGGCTCTCTGATCAACGAGAACTGGGTTGTGACTGCTGCTCACTGCAGCGTGAA GACCTCTCACCGTGTGATCCTGGGAGAGCACGATCGCTCCTCCAATGCTGAGAACATCCAGACCATCAAGGTTGGCCAG GTCTTCAAGCACCCCCGTTACAACGGCTTCACCATCAACAACGACATCACCCTGATCAAGCTGGCCACGCCCGCCCTCTTGGGAACCCGTGTGTCCCCCGTGTGCGTTGCTGAGACCAACGATGACTTCCCCGGTGGCATGACGTGTGTGACCTCCGGCTGGGGTCTGACCCGCTACAACG CTGCTGACACCCCTGCCCTGCTGCAGCAGGCCGCTCTTCCCCTGCTGACCAAGGCTCAGTGCCAGAAGTTCTGGGGCTCCAAGATCACCGACCTCATGATCTGTGCTGGAGccgatggtgcctcttcctgcaTG GGTGACTCTGGTGGCCCCCTGGTCTGTGAGAAGGCTGGTGCCTGGACCCTGGTTGGTATTGTGTCCTGGGGCAGTGGAACCTGCACCACCACTATGCCCGGAGTGTACGCCCGCGTCACCGAGCTCCGCTCCTACATCGACCAGACCATCGCCTCCAACTAA